The window CCCGTCGCGCCTTCGAGGCGGTGGGGTTTCGCGTCATCCCCGCCGGCACGCGCTTTCACCGCACGCAGGACACGATGGCCACCGACTGGCTGCCGGATGCGCAGGCGCTTTTGGACAGCCACTTCGCCTTCCATGAATGGCTGGGTCTTGCCTGGTACCGCCTGCAGGGCCGCTTTGGCTAGAATGGACGCTTTGCGGGGGAAATAAAATGAAAGCACGGGTGAAATGGATCGAAGGCGCCGCCTTTCTCGGCGAGTCCGGCAGCGGCCATGCGGTGGTGATGGACGGACCGCCCGAAGGCGGTGGCCGCAACCTGGGACCGCGTCCCATGGAAATGGTGCTGCTGGGCACCGGCGGCTGCACGGCCTATGACGTGGTGGCCATCCTGAAGAAGCAACGGCAGGAGGTGCTCGACTGCGTCGCCGAGATCGAGGCCGAACGCGCGGAAACCGACCCCAAGGTCTTCACCCGCATCCACATCCATTTCATCGTCAAGGGCCATAACCTCAAACCGGAAGCGGTGGAGCGGGCCATCAGACTCTCCGCCGAAAAATACTGCTCCGCCTCCATCATGCTGGGCAAGACCGCCACCATCACCCACGACTACGAAATCGTCTCACCGTGACTGAGGGTGGGGCTCAGGCACATCACCGCACAGGGCACAAAGCCACGAAAAGCAAGAACCGGGCGGACGCGCAGGAACTGGAATTGTCTGATGCCTGATGCCTGATCCCTCTAACCTGTCTCCTCTCCCCTGTAACCTGCAACCCGGCCGCCTCAAACCCAGTACGCCGTCTGCGTCATGACCTTTGAGGCCAGGCGCATGCCCAGGCGCACGGGCAGGGGCAGGGGCGCGCCGCCGTGTTCGATGGCGGTGGTGGCATGGCGGGCCTCGTCGATCTTCATCTGCTCCACGATGGCGCGGCTTTTCGCATCCTGCGCCGGCAGGCGTTCCAGATGGCTTTGCAGGTGCGCTTCCACCTGCCGTTCCGTCTCGGCGAGAAAACCCAGATTCCAGCGGTCGCCGAGGGCCCCGGCGAGCATGCCGATGGCGAGCGACCCGGCATACCAGAAGGGATTGAGCAGGCTTTTGCGCGAGCCCAGTTCGGCAAGGCGCGTCTCGCACCAGTTGAGGTGTTCGGTCTCCTCCTCCGCCGCCTTTTCCAAAGCGGCGCGCGCCTCCGGGTTGCGCGCGGTGAGGGCCTGCCCCTGATAGAGCGCCTGGGCACACACCTCGCCGCTGTGATTGACCCGCATGAGGCCCGCGGCGTGGCGCTTCTCCCGCTCGGAGAGGGCGGCCTCCGGCAGGTCCCTGCCCGGCCGTGGCCGCACCGTGGGCGCCGGCGCAAACACGGTGCGCAGGCCCTTGTCGAATTGAATGATGAGGCGATCCAGATTCAGCATTTTCCGCGAAACCCCATTTGTCTTGCCAGCAGCACCACCGGGTGCAGCACTTCCGCCCGGCCTTTGGCCTGCCGAAGCCCCCTTTGCAGCCAGAGGCGGCAGCCGTGATTGGTGGTCACCACAAGGCGCGGGAAATCGAGTGTTGCCGGCATTTTAGCAGCCCGCAGACGGCGGGCGATCTCCGGCTGGCGGAGAAAATACAACCCCGCCGCGCCACAGCACTGGTCATTACCGGGCAGCGCCGCGAGCCGCAGCCCGGGG is drawn from Burkholderiales bacterium and contains these coding sequences:
- a CDS encoding OsmC family protein — translated: MKARVKWIEGAAFLGESGSGHAVVMDGPPEGGGRNLGPRPMEMVLLGTGGCTAYDVVAILKKQRQEVLDCVAEIEAERAETDPKVFTRIHIHFIVKGHNLKPEAVERAIRLSAEKYCSASIMLGKTATITHDYEIVSP
- the coq7 gene encoding 2-polyprenyl-3-methyl-6-methoxy-1,4-benzoquinone monooxygenase codes for the protein MNLDRLIIQFDKGLRTVFAPAPTVRPRPGRDLPEAALSEREKRHAAGLMRVNHSGEVCAQALYQGQALTARNPEARAALEKAAEEETEHLNWCETRLAELGSRKSLLNPFWYAGSLAIGMLAGALGDRWNLGFLAETERQVEAHLQSHLERLPAQDAKSRAIVEQMKIDEARHATTAIEHGGAPLPLPVRLGMRLASKVMTQTAYWV